One Gossypium raimondii isolate GPD5lz chromosome 3, ASM2569854v1, whole genome shotgun sequence genomic window carries:
- the LOC105794108 gene encoding purple acid phosphatase 8: MDGSCKHCLKWMWVACFYFEFMLVSAEFQRFQHPVKADGSLSFLVIGDWGRKGAYNQSQVALQMGKVGEKLAIDFVISTGDNFYEKGLATPYDPHFKHSFTNIYSANSLQKQWYSVLGNHDYRGDVQAQLSPILRKIDSRWLCLRSFLVNTEIAELFFIDTTPFVDEYFRNPKHQKFDWRGVIPRNKYLTRVLKELRCALRESVGKWKIVIGHHPIRSIGHHGQTKELITLLLPILEAYNVDMYINGHDHCLQHLSSITSPLQFFTSGGGSKAWKGDFDYLDGGGDDEIKFYYDGQGFMSVELTPTNAKIAFYDVSGNVLHSFNSNQLYYTYSTEM; the protein is encoded by the exons ATGGATGGTTCATGTAAGCATTGTTTAAAGTGGATGTGGGTAGCTTGCTTCTATTTTGAGTTTATGCTTGTGTCAGCCGAGTTTCAGCGATTCCAACACCCTGTGAAAGCCGATGGGTCACTTAGCTTTCTGGTGATAGGAGACTGGGGAAGAAAAGGAGCTTATAATCAATCCCAAGTGGCCCTTCAg ATGGGGAAGGTTGGCGAGAAACTAGCCATAGATTTTGTGATCTCAACTGGAGACAATTTTTACGAGAAGGGGTTGGCTACCCCCTATGACCCTCATTTCAAACACTCGTTTACCAATATCTACAGTGCCAACAGCTTGCAAAAGCAATGGTATAGTG TTTTGGGCAACCACGATTACAGGGGAGATGTGCAGGCGCAGTTGAGCCCCATTCTGAGGAAGATCGATAGCAGATGGCTTTGCCTGCGGTCTTTCCTCGTTAACACAG AAATAGCGGAATTATTCTTCATAGACACGACCCCGTTTGTTGATGAGTACTTCAGAAACCCAAAGCACCAAAAGTTTGACTGGAGAGGGGTGATTCCTAGGAATAAATACCTCACCCGGGTTTTGAAGGAATTGAGATGCGCACTGAGGGAATCAGTTGGTAAGTGGAAGATAGTGATCGGGCATCATCCCATCAGAAGCATCGGGCACCATGGTCAAACCAAGGAGCTCATCACCCTCCTTCTACCTATACTTGAG GCATACAATGTAGATATGTACATAAACGGGCATGATCATTGCTTGCAACACTTGAGTAGCATCACAAG CCCGCTCCAGTTTTTCACCAGTGGAGGTGGTTCGAAGGCATGGAAAGgtgattttgattatttagacGGTGGGGGAGatgatgaaatcaaattttattacgacGGACAAGGATTCATGTCTGTTGAGCTTACTCCCACTAATGCTAAGATTGCCTTCTATGATGTTTCCGGCAATGTTCTGCATAGCTTCAATTCCAACCAACTCTACTACACTTACAGTACTGAAATGTAG